The Cheilinus undulatus linkage group 2, ASM1832078v1, whole genome shotgun sequence genome has a window encoding:
- the LOC121525157 gene encoding chromatin-associated protein swi6-like: protein MRVHPAFHVSQLKPAKSSPLVPPPQPPPPPRFVDGERVYTVKKLLAARRRGRGYQYLVDWEGYGPEERSWVPARDIMDPELIKNFHNEHPDVPGPSGASRGGGGTVTSPDHSFLPIPTCFPVS, encoded by the exons ATGAGAGTCCATCCTGCATTCCACGTCAGTCAACTTAAACCCGCCAAATCCAGCCCTCTGGTCCCCCCCCCCCAGCCCCCCCCGCCCCCCCGTTTCGTTGATGGAGAAAGAGTCTACACCGTCAAAAAGTTGCTAGCCGCCAGAAGAAGAGGCCGTGGCTATCAGTATCTGGTGGATTGGGAGGGTTATGGCCCTGAAGAGCGCTCCTGGGTCCCCGCTAGAGACATCATGGACCCAGAGCTCATCAAAAACTTCCACAATGAACATCCTGATGTTCCTGGGCCGTCTGGAGCCAGCCGTGGAGGGGGGGGTACTGTCACATCTCCAG atcactccttcctgcccatccctacctgtttccctgtgtcctga
- the gmnc gene encoding geminin coiled-coil domain-containing protein 1 translates to METLASGWACDPCNLSDLREEPPPVWESQSAFNASSPPPALMWTNQLSPHLHRNKLLQDTLLQREEELARLQEENNKLRQFFNSSFVRNLQEKAKKLTANGGRKLKRSLINDDNGPLQPRGHQLLNSQNISKRVCRNLTAEFCSESFETSSSSEPNLDLWVLRTLGLKDQDTIDTSSDITSSSGYSTLVQNTECSLNSSFDSPDASSSTPSSFHNYCQTPVTDYRYSTAKNQDGQCLSPASFSHSCTSPPGQRFDFTATGTFESPETVIRTYDTFTALQSPSQDFTTSSHQADCSQITASGTVQTVQGNPAEPPNYWSPFRSSKAPSQEPIHFSPPTEGVHFSPLASSSPVQLRMPVHGSSPTSPSEGSATPQTPRSRTDLAFSMCLSPSSSVKTHSFPQGQAFVRKDTGGRWNFTWVPRQGP, encoded by the exons AGTCTCAGTCTGCGTTTAACGCCTCATCTCCTCCCCCTGCTCTGATGTGGACcaatcagctctctcctcacctccacagaaacaaactg CTCCAGGACACgctgctgcagagagaggaggagctggCCCGACTGCAGGAGGAGAACAACAAACTCAGACAATTCTTCAACTCTTCGTTTGTGAGGAACCTCCAGGAAAAAGCAAAG AAACTAACTGCCAATGGAGGGAGGAAGCTGAAGAGAAGCCTTATAAACGATGATAATGGACCTCTACAGCCCCGTGGTCATCAGCTACTAAACTCCCAAAACATCAGCAAGAGAGTCTGCAGGAACCTCACTGCCGAGTTCTGCTCTGAGTCCTTTGAgacatcctcatcttcagaACCAAACCTGGACCTCTGGGTTCTACGGACACTCGGATTGAAGGATCAAGACACCATCGATACGTCCAGCGACATCACCTCTTCCTCTGGATACAGCACTTTGGTTCAGAATACTGAGTGCTCTCTGAACTCCTCTTTTGACTCGCCTGATGCCTCTTCTTCTACACCTTCCTCTTTCCACAACTACTGCCAAACACCTGTTACCGATTACAGGTACAGTACTGCCAAAAACCAAGACGGACAGTGTCTTAGTCCTGCCAGCTTTTCTCACAGCTGCACATCTCCTCCAGGCCAACGCTTTGACTTCACTGCCACTGGAACGTTTGAATCTCCTGAGACTGTGATCAGGACCTACGACACCTTCACTGCCCTCCAGTCTCCATCACAAGATTTCACCACATCATCACACCAAGCAGACTGTTCCCAGATCACTGCCTCAGGAACAGTCCAAACTGTGCAAGGAAACCCAGCAGAACCTCCGAATTACTGGTCCCCTTTTAGAAGCAGCAAGGCACCATCTCAGGAACCAATCCACTTCAGTCCACCTACAGAGGGAGTCCATTTCTCTCCTCTTGCCTCTTCGAGTCCAGTCCAGTTAAGGATGCCTGTTCATGGCAGCAGCCCTACGAGTCCGTCAGAAGGATCTGCCACTCCTCAGACGCCTCGCAGCCGCACAGATTTGGCATTCAGCATGTGTCTTAGTCCGTCCAGCAGCGTTAAGACCCACAGCTTCCCCCAGGGACAAGCCTTTGTTAGAAAGGACACCGGGGGACGGTGGAACTTCACCTGGGTACCAAGACAAGGACCATGA